DNA from Evansella sp. LMS18:
GATCTTTAAGAACAGCTGAGGCCTCTTCATAACCAGTCACATACCATCCAGGATATTTAAAGAAACTACCTTTGTACATAAAATCAATGGAACGAATCTCCTCATAAAAGGAATACGGATTTTCTATTATTTCCCTTGCACATCTTTCAACCCTCTGATTAATCATTTTTACCTCCTAAACTTCCACTGATATAGAATAAAAGAAAAGATGCGCTGATTCTACGCATCTTTTACTGGGGAATAGGACGAGGCCAGATAAAAGAAATTTTGTTTCACGAAGCAACTCAAACTCGCCCATTCATGAAGTTTCTGCGTTATTAACTCAAAGTATATTTTAGAGTAACGGCTCTTATAAACCTTCCTCCTTATTTACCTGCAGCAAGATTTTCTTTCATTTCTTCCACACTCTCCACCTCAAACCCTAAGTCCAGGAGCATCTTATGGTCTTCACTGTCTTCTTGACCTGCAGTCGTTAAGTAGTCCCCAACAAAAATAGAGTTTGCTGCATAAAGTCCAAGAGGCTGCAATGATCGAAGATTAACTTCTCTACCACCGGAAATGCGAATTTCTTTTGTTGGGTTAATAAAGCGGAAAAGTGCTAATACTTTTAAGCAATACAATGGATTTAATTCCTTTACTCCTTCTAGCGGTGTACCATCAATGGCATGCAAAAAGTTAACAGGAATCGAATCTGCATCTAACGCTTTTAAATTATTGGCCATATTTACAACATCCTGCCTGGATTCTTTCATTCCTACGATGACACCAGAGCAGGGAGACATTCCAGAACTTTTTGCCATTTCAACTGTGCTTACTCGATCGTCGTATGTATGTGAGGTCGTTATATTCGAATGATGCTGTTCCGAGGTATTAATGTTGTGGTTATAACGGTCAACCCCCGCTTCTTTTAATCGTACCGCTTGCTCCGGCCTTAATATTCCAAGGCACGCACAGATTTTCATTCCATATGTATCTTTTATTTCTCTTACTGCGTCAACTACATGATCGATTTCTTTATTTGAAGGACCACGTCCACTCGCAACAATACAATATGTTCCAATATTTAATTCGTACGCACGCTTTGCTCCATTTAATAGAGTCTCTTTATCTACCATTTTATAAGTGTCGATTGGTGCTTTTGAAATCGAGGATTGAGAACAATAGCCACAATTCTCAGGACACAGGCCTGATTTTGCATTCATGATCATATTTAGTTTTACTTTTTTCCCAAAGTACTGCTTTCTGATTTGGAATGATGAATGCATCAGTAATAGAACATCATCATCAGGACAGGCTAAAATTGAAAGTGCCTCATCATTTGTTATACATCCACCATCTAACACCTTATTTGCAAGTTCCATCCATTGGTTCATTTCATTGCCTCCATT
Protein-coding regions in this window:
- the bioB gene encoding biotin synthase BioB; this translates as MNQWMELANKVLDGGCITNDEALSILACPDDDVLLLMHSSFQIRKQYFGKKVKLNMIMNAKSGLCPENCGYCSQSSISKAPIDTYKMVDKETLLNGAKRAYELNIGTYCIVASGRGPSNKEIDHVVDAVREIKDTYGMKICACLGILRPEQAVRLKEAGVDRYNHNINTSEQHHSNITTSHTYDDRVSTVEMAKSSGMSPCSGVIVGMKESRQDVVNMANNLKALDADSIPVNFLHAIDGTPLEGVKELNPLYCLKVLALFRFINPTKEIRISGGREVNLRSLQPLGLYAANSIFVGDYLTTAGQEDSEDHKMLLDLGFEVESVEEMKENLAAGK